One part of the Rhodococcus oxybenzonivorans genome encodes these proteins:
- a CDS encoding SDR family NAD(P)-dependent oxidoreductase produces the protein MSLLSEVKGWRTGSRKHRRLRDLDGMLVVVTGGGSGIGRETALAFAAEGAVVVVGDLDLESAQHTADLINSAQMKGGGAVAIFGGGSHAYRVNVAVEEEVRRFAEEVQSQHGTPDVVVNNAGIGYSGTFTSTPQSEFERVMDVNFWGVVYGCRVFAEQMIERGTGGHIVNLSSAAAFTPQKRLTAYATSKAAVYMLSDCLRAELVDHGIGVSTICPGIVHTNIVKNTDFAGTTPEKQEEMRSRSDTFYRKRGFTPDRVATQILKAVRSNRAVVPVTPEAKFGRALSRLAPGSMRLGARFDLG, from the coding sequence ATGAGTCTTCTCAGTGAGGTCAAGGGTTGGCGTACCGGTTCGCGAAAGCACCGTCGACTGCGTGATCTCGACGGCATGCTCGTCGTCGTCACCGGTGGCGGTAGCGGAATCGGCCGCGAAACCGCACTCGCGTTCGCCGCCGAGGGTGCGGTGGTCGTGGTCGGTGACCTCGACCTCGAATCGGCGCAGCACACAGCGGACCTCATCAATTCGGCGCAGATGAAGGGGGGCGGCGCCGTCGCGATCTTCGGTGGTGGCTCGCATGCCTACCGGGTCAATGTGGCGGTGGAAGAGGAGGTGCGGCGGTTCGCCGAGGAGGTGCAGTCACAGCACGGCACCCCCGACGTCGTGGTCAACAATGCGGGAATCGGCTACTCCGGCACTTTCACCTCGACGCCGCAGAGCGAATTCGAGCGCGTGATGGACGTCAACTTCTGGGGAGTCGTGTACGGCTGCCGGGTCTTCGCGGAGCAGATGATCGAGCGCGGAACGGGCGGACACATCGTCAATCTGTCCTCGGCGGCGGCCTTCACCCCGCAGAAGCGACTCACCGCATACGCCACCAGCAAGGCTGCCGTCTACATGCTCTCGGATTGTCTCCGCGCCGAACTGGTGGACCACGGCATCGGCGTCAGCACCATCTGCCCCGGCATCGTCCACACCAACATCGTCAAGAACACCGACTTCGCCGGGACCACCCCCGAGAAACAAGAAGAGATGCGGTCCCGATCCGACACGTTCTACCGCAAGCGTGGATTCACACCCGATCGGGTGGCCACGCAGATCCTGAAAGCCGTCAGGTCGAACAGGGCCGTCGTCCCGGTCACCCCCGAGGCCAAGTTCGGCCGCGCGTTGAGCCGGCTGGCGCCCGGCAGCATGCGACTCGGTGCGCGTTTCGACTTGGGCTGA
- a CDS encoding putative quinol monooxygenase, translating to MSDLHVVATIPAKPGSEDTVRDGLSSLAAESRKEEGCVSYELFESAAQPGTFVTVEVWANQEAVDAHMKSPHFQSAVAVFGEHLAGAPAIHPLKPVS from the coding sequence ATGTCCGATCTGCATGTCGTAGCGACCATTCCTGCCAAGCCGGGCTCCGAGGACACGGTGCGAGACGGCCTGTCCTCCCTCGCGGCGGAGAGCCGCAAGGAGGAGGGCTGCGTCTCGTACGAGTTGTTCGAATCTGCCGCGCAGCCCGGGACCTTCGTCACCGTCGAGGTGTGGGCGAACCAGGAGGCCGTCGACGCGCATATGAAGTCGCCGCACTTCCAGTCCGCGGTCGCCGTTTTCGGTGAGCATCTCGCGGGCGCACCCGCAATCCATCCGCTGAAGCCGGTGTCCTAG
- a CDS encoding dienelactone hydrolase family protein yields the protein MTTPLTSVVPEGGSRGGVIVIQEAFGITQHIVDVCSRFADAGYHAVAPHLFHRAGDPVLGYDDLKTAMPLLGTLTSAQIDEDVDAAATALSAAGIGAGNTAIVGFCMGGTVAFHTAARLKLGAAVSFYGGGVEKGRFGYPSQIEAAGQLSTPWLGLFGDRDTGIPSEQVEELRNALSQVPVDTEIVRYPDAEHGFNCNDRPAVYNEAAARDAWSRTVDWFGTHLQVSSGGIG from the coding sequence GTGACCACACCCCTGACCAGTGTTGTTCCCGAAGGCGGTAGTCGTGGAGGCGTCATCGTCATCCAGGAGGCCTTCGGGATCACACAACACATCGTCGACGTCTGCTCCCGATTCGCCGACGCCGGTTACCACGCTGTGGCGCCCCATCTGTTCCACCGGGCCGGCGACCCGGTGCTCGGCTATGACGACCTGAAAACGGCCATGCCGCTGCTGGGCACGCTCACGTCGGCACAGATCGACGAGGACGTCGATGCCGCTGCCACCGCTCTGTCGGCTGCCGGGATCGGCGCGGGGAACACGGCGATCGTCGGCTTCTGCATGGGCGGCACGGTCGCGTTCCACACCGCGGCGCGCCTGAAACTCGGCGCCGCGGTGAGCTTCTACGGTGGCGGCGTCGAGAAGGGACGGTTCGGTTACCCCTCGCAGATCGAGGCCGCTGGACAGCTGTCGACTCCCTGGCTGGGGCTGTTCGGTGATCGTGACACGGGGATTCCGTCCGAGCAGGTCGAGGAGTTGCGGAACGCACTGTCGCAGGTACCGGTGGACACGGAGATCGTGCGGTACCCCGACGCCGAGCACGGATTCAACTGCAACGACCGCCCGGCCGTCTACAACGAGGCAGCCGCCCGGGACGCATGGTCGCGGACAGTCGACTGGTTCGGCACCCACCTACAGGTCAGCAGCGGCGGAATCGGCTGA
- a CDS encoding dihydrofolate reductase family protein, with translation MRALTYFVGITIDGFIAAPDGDVGFFPMLDDIIGFMAQDYPETIPTHLREQFAVDGANKHFDTVIQGRSTYEPALAAGITSPYAHLRQYVVSRTLDASSDPAVEVITDPLAKVRQLKAEDSTLGVWLAGGGKLAGALLPEIDELVIKQYPVVAGRGTPMFDTDFEPTAFELADRKGYPSGATVSRFRRC, from the coding sequence ATGCGCGCACTCACCTACTTCGTCGGCATTACCATCGACGGTTTCATCGCCGCCCCGGACGGCGATGTCGGCTTCTTTCCGATGCTCGACGACATTATCGGTTTCATGGCACAGGATTACCCGGAAACGATTCCGACCCACCTACGGGAGCAGTTCGCAGTCGACGGGGCCAACAAGCATTTCGACACCGTGATCCAGGGCCGCTCGACGTACGAGCCGGCGCTCGCAGCGGGAATCACCAGTCCGTACGCGCACCTGCGCCAGTACGTCGTCTCACGCACGCTCGACGCCAGTTCCGACCCCGCCGTCGAAGTGATTACCGACCCCCTCGCAAAGGTCCGGCAGCTCAAGGCCGAGGACAGCACACTCGGTGTCTGGCTCGCTGGAGGCGGAAAGCTTGCGGGCGCTCTGCTTCCGGAGATCGACGAGCTGGTGATCAAGCAATATCCGGTGGTGGCCGGTCGCGGAACGCCCATGTTCGACACCGACTTCGAGCCGACGGCCTTCGAGCTCGCCGACCGGAAGGGCTACCCGAGCGGGGCCACGGTCAGCCGATTCCGCCGCTGCTGA
- a CDS encoding class I SAM-dependent methyltransferase produces MAVPKIPARIRCVVERLRVDPSDRILEVGCGPGVAVSLVADKLLEGRITAIDRSAAAIARAQQRSEALSARGRVELQKTELAGFRCADASFDKAFAVNVNAFWTHDATEEVRILWEALRPGGILHLVYDGTEAMYDDAKSQRIVNAVTQVLRRKGFEVSADTGNPLCITGKRPA; encoded by the coding sequence ATGGCAGTTCCGAAGATTCCTGCCCGGATCCGTTGTGTCGTCGAGCGGTTGAGGGTGGATCCGTCCGATCGGATCCTAGAGGTGGGCTGCGGACCCGGCGTGGCAGTTTCTCTCGTGGCCGACAAACTTCTCGAGGGCCGGATCACGGCAATCGACCGGTCCGCCGCCGCGATAGCACGAGCTCAGCAGCGTAGCGAGGCCCTGTCGGCGCGCGGCAGAGTGGAACTCCAGAAGACCGAACTGGCCGGATTCCGCTGCGCCGATGCGTCGTTCGACAAGGCCTTCGCTGTCAACGTCAATGCCTTCTGGACACACGACGCGACCGAAGAGGTCCGGATTCTGTGGGAAGCCCTGCGCCCCGGCGGCATCCTGCACCTCGTCTACGACGGCACCGAAGCGATGTACGACGACGCGAAGTCGCAACGCATCGTGAACGCTGTGACCCAGGTTCTGCGGCGAAAGGGGTTCGAGGTGAGTGCAGACACGGGAAACCCGCTGTGCATCACCGGGAAGAGGCCGGCCTGA
- a CDS encoding Hsp70 family protein — translation MTSVLGVSVGASAVRVACRDAADSVDATGPIFRSTAVAATLERPEDVAAESIGTALGDGEDLGEVQAIGVAYQDEAQADAVEAALAREHIGNVHLVPEVTAALEMLEMSGDLENHSTLVFYDLGSSGLTITVVERSTGTVLDSARTDEISGDLVDRLIRDQQLELQKIAQPADQAAALELDARCRLAKEQLSSTGAVCVPGDGGLLLLSQDTFESLIQGPVETSARITRDVIHRSGRMPDAAVLIGGGAYIPLVTSVMESWLKIPVIVPEQPELVAAEGAALLAQQAPAESVAMPEPPKSRRRGAVLAGGALAAVAALGLVLGVGGDVLEGSEKDPQPDPTEPEAPAPVIENATPPATTSATAADLPSPVPPQVDTEAEAPTTGVARTEAYTPYVQPPTAARPDSGTQTDVSRNEPAPAPSPPPLIPGLPQLQLPVLPPPAPLPELPRIPGL, via the coding sequence ATGACTTCGGTTCTGGGTGTGTCGGTCGGTGCCAGCGCTGTGCGCGTCGCGTGCCGTGACGCAGCCGACTCGGTTGACGCGACCGGGCCGATCTTCCGCTCGACGGCGGTAGCCGCAACCCTCGAACGGCCAGAGGACGTGGCTGCCGAATCCATCGGAACTGCCCTGGGAGACGGCGAAGACCTGGGCGAGGTACAGGCCATCGGCGTGGCCTACCAGGACGAGGCCCAGGCCGACGCCGTCGAGGCCGCCTTGGCCCGCGAACACATCGGCAACGTCCATCTCGTGCCTGAAGTGACCGCCGCACTCGAGATGCTCGAAATGTCGGGTGACCTCGAAAACCATTCGACGCTGGTGTTCTACGACCTCGGCAGTTCCGGACTCACCATTACCGTCGTCGAGCGCTCCACCGGGACGGTCCTCGACAGTGCCCGCACGGACGAGATCAGCGGTGACCTCGTCGACCGCCTGATTCGCGACCAGCAACTCGAACTGCAGAAGATCGCGCAGCCCGCCGACCAAGCTGCCGCTCTCGAACTCGACGCCCGGTGTCGCCTCGCGAAGGAGCAGCTCTCCAGCACAGGCGCGGTGTGCGTGCCTGGTGACGGGGGGCTGCTGCTGCTGTCGCAGGACACCTTCGAGTCGCTCATCCAGGGACCGGTAGAGACTTCCGCTCGGATCACTCGCGACGTGATCCACCGGTCCGGGCGTATGCCCGACGCCGCGGTCCTCATCGGTGGTGGCGCCTACATTCCGCTCGTCACCTCGGTGATGGAGTCGTGGCTGAAAATTCCGGTGATCGTTCCGGAGCAGCCAGAACTGGTGGCGGCCGAAGGTGCCGCCCTGTTGGCCCAGCAGGCACCCGCCGAGTCGGTCGCAATGCCCGAGCCCCCGAAATCCCGCCGCCGCGGCGCCGTCCTCGCCGGTGGGGCCCTCGCGGCGGTAGCGGCCCTCGGGCTCGTCCTCGGGGTGGGTGGCGACGTCTTGGAGGGGTCGGAAAAGGATCCGCAGCCGGACCCGACCGAGCCGGAAGCTCCGGCCCCAGTCATCGAGAACGCGACACCACCCGCAACGACGTCGGCCACGGCCGCCGACCTTCCGTCGCCCGTGCCGCCGCAGGTGGATACCGAAGCAGAGGCGCCTACGACGGGCGTTGCCCGAACCGAGGCCTATACCCCGTATGTGCAGCCCCCGACCGCCGCGCGGCCCGACAGCGGGACGCAAACCGATGTGAGCAGGAACGAGCCGGCACCGGCCCCGTCCCCACCGCCGCTCATCCCCGGCCTACCGCAGCTTCAGCTGCCTGTTCTCCCGCCGCCGGCCCCGCTACCCGAGCTACCGCGAATTCCGGGTCTCTAG
- a CDS encoding histidine phosphatase family protein — translation MQLLLIRHALPELVTTSEGRADPALTEDGQAQAKRLPAALGPYRIARIVSSPQRRALETAAPLAEALNLRVTQDQGLAEYDYDLDHYIPFHEAEARAPEAYARIRAGELPAGIDADAFRTRVFDALGRVVQESDHRDTVAIFAHGGVINVYLQELLGLDRPLVFPIEYVSVTRVLVSRSGERRVASVNETGHVRDMLRR, via the coding sequence GTGCAACTGCTATTGATCCGACATGCGCTACCGGAGCTCGTGACCACGTCCGAGGGACGAGCCGATCCTGCCCTGACCGAGGACGGGCAGGCTCAGGCCAAGCGACTGCCTGCCGCATTGGGTCCCTACCGCATCGCCCGGATCGTGAGCAGCCCGCAGCGCCGCGCCCTGGAGACGGCCGCGCCACTCGCCGAGGCGCTCAACCTTCGCGTCACTCAGGACCAGGGGCTGGCTGAGTACGACTACGACCTCGACCACTACATCCCGTTCCACGAAGCCGAGGCGCGGGCGCCCGAAGCGTACGCCCGCATCCGCGCGGGCGAGCTTCCCGCGGGGATCGACGCCGACGCCTTCCGCACACGGGTGTTCGATGCGCTCGGCCGGGTCGTCCAGGAGTCCGACCACCGCGACACCGTCGCGATATTCGCCCACGGCGGCGTCATCAACGTGTACCTGCAGGAGCTGCTAGGCCTCGACCGTCCCCTCGTGTTCCCCATCGAGTACGTCTCGGTCACCCGCGTCCTCGTCTCGCGCAGCGGCGAGCGACGGGTGGCCTCGGTGAACGAGACCGGTCACGTCCGGGACATGCTGCGGCGTTAG
- a CDS encoding alpha/beta fold hydrolase, with the protein MKRPGEMVAGVHVVVDGAGPPVVLYGGLGGNWFDWDDVAALLADSCLVIRIDRPGYGLSPASSTPPTARGEAERIVAVLDALGCTAPAVVVGHSLGGIYAEAFARLFPQRTGGVMLLDATITLRPHRVIPTRWRVATGRWVARASSRLGLQRLLGPTVRAVLNQSTPPGGITYETRQWVARIYREPAYLESSVVENASYPALAEEIAALRAAVTMPVPILVAAAHTGHRTPWGWEWVRRQRQFAERLGAAFRVVQPARHHAMIDQPGQVAALIRELAS; encoded by the coding sequence GTGAAACGTCCTGGGGAAATGGTCGCGGGAGTGCACGTCGTCGTCGATGGTGCCGGACCCCCCGTCGTGCTCTACGGCGGTCTCGGCGGCAACTGGTTCGACTGGGATGACGTCGCCGCACTGCTTGCCGATTCTTGCCTCGTCATACGGATCGATCGACCCGGGTACGGGCTCAGCCCCGCCTCATCCACACCACCCACGGCCCGCGGTGAAGCGGAAAGGATCGTCGCGGTACTCGACGCGCTCGGCTGTACTGCACCGGCCGTCGTGGTGGGGCACTCGCTCGGCGGTATCTACGCCGAGGCCTTCGCTCGGCTGTTTCCCCAGCGCACGGGCGGTGTGATGCTGCTCGACGCGACCATCACTCTGCGACCCCACCGCGTCATTCCGACCCGTTGGCGGGTGGCAACCGGCCGGTGGGTGGCCCGCGCGTCGAGCCGGCTCGGGCTGCAGCGACTGCTGGGCCCGACCGTTCGAGCAGTGCTGAACCAGTCGACGCCGCCGGGTGGAATAACGTACGAGACTCGGCAGTGGGTGGCCCGCATCTACCGCGAGCCCGCGTATCTGGAGTCGTCGGTGGTCGAGAACGCGTCGTATCCGGCCCTCGCCGAGGAGATTGCCGCCCTACGCGCCGCCGTCACGATGCCCGTCCCCATACTCGTGGCCGCCGCACACACCGGTCATCGGACCCCGTGGGGGTGGGAGTGGGTTCGGCGCCAACGACAGTTCGCCGAGCGTCTCGGCGCCGCCTTCCGCGTCGTGCAACCCGCCCGTCACCACGCCATGATCGATCAACCCGGCCAGGTCGCGGCACTGATCCGGGAACTGGCAAGCTGA
- a CDS encoding DUF998 domain-containing protein gives MTSRGRVAVAALLIVGAVAYSSWLLEFVVDTEIDPLRGFASELAATDQRYGALFRTGDLVAGCTVAVAGVLGLWRYSEGWATAIGWFALCVFGVATALDSRMPMSCAVTSDPLCAAREDSGQLPLSHELHAVTSTSASTGGVVSALTFALAACLYGWPRWLTLTGAAVSAVVVVGTAWTLAAAAIRGEHDVWLGLGQRVQLLAFSGWLIFVSLSVLHVTGENDGST, from the coding sequence GTGACCTCCCGTGGCCGCGTTGCTGTGGCCGCCCTGTTGATCGTCGGAGCGGTGGCCTACTCGTCGTGGCTGCTGGAGTTCGTCGTGGACACCGAGATCGACCCGCTGCGCGGTTTCGCGAGCGAACTCGCGGCCACCGACCAGCGTTACGGTGCCCTGTTCCGTACGGGCGACCTGGTGGCGGGTTGCACCGTCGCGGTCGCGGGCGTCCTCGGACTGTGGCGGTACTCGGAAGGGTGGGCGACCGCGATCGGGTGGTTCGCGTTGTGCGTGTTCGGGGTCGCCACCGCCCTCGATTCGCGGATGCCGATGAGCTGTGCGGTCACCTCGGATCCCCTCTGCGCTGCCCGCGAGGATTCGGGTCAGTTGCCGCTGTCGCATGAACTGCATGCCGTCACCAGTACGTCTGCGTCGACGGGCGGTGTGGTGTCGGCGCTCACTTTCGCGCTGGCGGCCTGTCTCTACGGTTGGCCACGCTGGTTGACGCTGACCGGGGCGGCAGTTTCAGCGGTGGTCGTCGTGGGCACCGCCTGGACCTTGGCAGCGGCCGCGATTCGCGGCGAGCACGACGTGTGGCTGGGACTGGGCCAGCGTGTGCAGCTGCTCGCTTTCAGCGGGTGGCTGATCTTCGTATCACTCAGCGTGCTTCACGTCACCGGCGAAAATGATGGTTCCACGTGA
- the lysX gene encoding bifunctional lysylphosphatidylglycerol synthetase/lysine--tRNA ligase LysX, whose translation MSASTETTSEVVPAPPRARPAPGSANRRLHQVPHVAGLILGVFSVLVFLWSLSPVLRYYVHVPREYVDSYYFDAPDTSLSWALVVGLLAAALASRKRIAWWLLTLYLSLFMVANIVVAITDRNWNAGVAAAVQLAVIGILVAARSEFYTRVRRGAGWKALGVLVVGLTVGTLVGWGLVELFPGTLPPGERFLWSLNRVTALAAVDNEQFTGRPHGFVNTLLGLFGAAALLAAVVTLFRAQRSHNALTGNDESALRGLLLQYSADDSLGYFATRRDKAVVFAPSGKAAITYRVEIGVCLASGDPIGDPEAWPHAIEAWQALASRYGWATAVMGAGETGATAYAKAGLTVLQLGDEAILRTREFNLSGRDMRQVRQAVTRVRRQGVTVRIRRHRDVPAEEMAETIRLADAWRDTETERGFSMALGRLGDRLDGDCLLVQAIDADDDIVGILSLVPWGPSGVSLDLMRRKPTSPNGVVELMVTELATNSDQFGITKVSLNFAVFRSVFEEGSRIGAGPILRIWRSILVFFSRWWQLEALYRSNVKYQPEWVPRYLCFEDNRELLRVGFASAIAEGFVTLPRFGRSTAGDAVKHTGTHAAVPAGLVAAEGLHADGSAPGDGSPAASLGPKRPEQVRVRLDKLATLAQEGIDPYPVAYPPTHTVAAAAESPEGTTVRIAGRVLRLRDYGGVVFASVRDWSGDIQVLVDEARVGTERIRAFAAEFDLGDLVEVAGVIGYSRRGALSVLANEWRMTGKCLHPLPDKWKGLSDPETRVRQRYVDLMINTDARRLLEARSAVVKSLRDSLGERGFLEVETPILQQVHGGANAAPFLTHINAYNLDLYLRIAPELYLKRLCVAGMEKVFEIGRVFRNEGVDFKHNPEFTILEAYEAHSDYEKMMVLCRQLIQTAAIAAHGREVIMRPGPDGTMVEIDISGEWPVKTMHQAVAEKLGVDVSPETPLVDLQRLCDDHDIPYQSTWDAGAVAQEMYEHLVEDYTEFPTFYTNFPTSMSPLTRPHPTIPGVAAKWDLVAWGVELGTAYSELTDPVDQRNRLTEQSMLAAGGDEEAMELDEDFLQSLEHAMPPTGGLGVGVDRVVMLITGGSIRETLAFPLAKPKQ comes from the coding sequence ATGTCAGCTAGCACCGAGACCACGTCCGAGGTTGTCCCCGCCCCACCGCGGGCCCGTCCCGCCCCGGGTTCCGCGAACCGCCGCCTGCATCAGGTTCCGCACGTCGCGGGACTGATTCTGGGTGTCTTCTCGGTGCTGGTGTTCCTGTGGAGTCTTTCGCCGGTATTGCGCTACTACGTGCACGTGCCGCGCGAGTACGTAGACAGCTACTACTTCGATGCTCCCGACACGAGCCTGTCCTGGGCCCTGGTGGTGGGTTTGCTCGCCGCCGCGCTCGCCAGCCGCAAACGCATCGCCTGGTGGTTGCTCACGCTGTACCTGAGCCTGTTCATGGTGGCGAACATCGTGGTCGCGATCACCGACCGCAACTGGAACGCCGGAGTCGCGGCCGCCGTGCAACTCGCAGTGATCGGGATTCTGGTCGCTGCCCGTTCGGAGTTCTACACCCGCGTCCGCCGCGGCGCCGGGTGGAAAGCCCTGGGCGTCCTGGTCGTCGGCCTGACCGTGGGCACACTCGTCGGGTGGGGGCTGGTCGAACTCTTCCCCGGCACCCTCCCACCCGGGGAACGCTTCCTGTGGTCCCTCAACCGGGTGACCGCGCTCGCCGCCGTCGACAACGAGCAGTTCACCGGCAGGCCACACGGTTTCGTCAACACCCTTCTCGGCTTGTTCGGGGCCGCCGCCCTGCTGGCCGCCGTGGTGACCTTGTTCCGCGCCCAGCGCTCCCACAACGCCCTCACCGGAAACGACGAGTCGGCGCTGCGCGGACTGCTGCTTCAGTACAGCGCCGACGACTCCCTCGGTTACTTCGCCACACGCCGCGACAAGGCGGTGGTGTTCGCTCCCAGCGGCAAAGCGGCGATCACCTATCGGGTGGAAATCGGTGTCTGTCTCGCCAGCGGCGACCCCATCGGCGACCCCGAGGCCTGGCCCCATGCGATCGAGGCGTGGCAGGCCCTCGCGTCCCGATACGGGTGGGCCACCGCCGTCATGGGAGCGGGCGAAACCGGCGCGACCGCCTACGCCAAGGCCGGTCTCACCGTGCTGCAACTCGGCGACGAGGCCATTCTCCGCACCCGCGAGTTCAACCTCAGCGGGCGCGACATGCGGCAGGTACGCCAGGCCGTCACCCGCGTGCGGCGCCAAGGCGTCACGGTGCGGATTCGCAGGCACCGAGACGTTCCCGCCGAGGAGATGGCCGAAACGATCCGGCTCGCCGACGCCTGGCGCGACACCGAAACCGAACGCGGCTTCTCCATGGCCCTCGGACGGCTCGGTGACCGCCTCGACGGTGACTGCCTTCTGGTGCAGGCCATCGATGCGGACGACGACATCGTCGGGATCCTGTCCCTCGTACCGTGGGGTCCGTCCGGAGTCTCGCTCGACCTGATGCGTCGCAAACCCACCTCTCCCAACGGAGTCGTGGAGTTGATGGTGACCGAACTGGCCACCAACTCCGACCAATTCGGCATCACCAAGGTGTCCCTGAACTTCGCCGTGTTCCGGTCGGTGTTCGAGGAGGGATCACGCATCGGTGCCGGGCCGATCCTGCGGATCTGGCGGTCGATCCTCGTCTTCTTCTCCCGGTGGTGGCAGCTCGAGGCCCTCTACCGTTCCAACGTGAAGTACCAACCCGAATGGGTCCCGCGCTACCTGTGCTTCGAGGACAACCGGGAATTGCTGCGCGTCGGATTCGCGTCGGCGATCGCCGAGGGCTTCGTCACCTTGCCGAGATTCGGGCGTTCGACAGCGGGCGACGCCGTCAAGCACACCGGAACTCACGCGGCCGTGCCCGCAGGTCTGGTCGCCGCCGAGGGGTTGCACGCGGACGGCAGCGCCCCCGGTGACGGTAGTCCGGCGGCGAGTCTGGGACCGAAACGCCCCGAACAGGTTCGGGTCCGGCTCGACAAGTTGGCGACACTCGCGCAGGAGGGAATCGACCCCTACCCGGTCGCGTATCCACCCACTCATACGGTGGCCGCCGCGGCGGAATCCCCCGAAGGAACGACCGTCCGCATCGCCGGTCGCGTACTCCGCCTGCGGGACTACGGCGGTGTGGTGTTCGCGTCGGTCCGGGACTGGTCCGGAGACATCCAGGTCCTCGTCGACGAAGCCCGGGTGGGGACCGAACGCATCCGGGCGTTCGCCGCCGAATTCGACCTCGGCGACCTCGTCGAGGTTGCCGGTGTCATCGGCTACAGCCGCCGGGGAGCGCTGTCGGTACTGGCGAACGAATGGCGGATGACCGGTAAATGCCTGCACCCGCTTCCCGACAAGTGGAAAGGTCTGTCTGACCCGGAAACCCGGGTGCGCCAGCGATACGTGGACCTGATGATCAACACCGACGCCCGGCGGCTTCTCGAGGCCCGCAGCGCCGTCGTGAAGTCGTTGCGTGATTCGCTGGGTGAGCGTGGCTTCCTGGAGGTGGAGACACCGATCCTGCAGCAGGTACACGGCGGCGCCAACGCGGCGCCCTTCCTCACGCACATCAACGCCTACAACCTGGACCTGTACCTGCGGATCGCCCCGGAGCTCTACCTCAAGCGGCTCTGCGTCGCCGGGATGGAGAAGGTCTTCGAAATCGGCCGGGTCTTCCGCAACGAGGGTGTCGACTTCAAGCACAATCCCGAATTCACCATCCTCGAGGCATACGAGGCGCACAGCGACTACGAAAAGATGATGGTGCTGTGCCGTCAGCTCATCCAAACGGCGGCGATCGCGGCCCACGGACGGGAAGTCATCATGCGCCCGGGACCCGACGGCACCATGGTGGAGATCGACATCTCCGGGGAATGGCCCGTGAAGACGATGCATCAGGCCGTGGCCGAGAAACTCGGGGTCGATGTTTCGCCCGAGACACCGCTCGTGGATCTGCAACGGCTGTGCGACGATCACGACATTCCGTACCAGTCGACATGGGACGCCGGGGCCGTGGCCCAGGAGATGTACGAGCACCTGGTGGAGGACTACACCGAGTTCCCCACCTTCTACACCAACTTCCCGACGTCGATGTCGCCGCTCACGCGCCCGCATCCCACCATTCCCGGAGTCGCGGCCAAGTGGGACCTGGTGGCGTGGGGCGTCGAACTCGGTACCGCGTACAGCGAACTCACCGACCCGGTCGACCAGCGGAACCGCCTCACCGAGCAGTCGATGCTCGCCGCCGGCGGCGACGAGGAGGCGATGGAACTCGATGAAGACTTCCTGCAGTCGCTCGAACACGCCATGCCCCCGACCGGAGGACTCGGCGTGGGCGTCGACCGCGTGGTCATGCTGATCACCGGCGGCAGTATCCGGGAGACCCTCGCCTTTCCGTTGGCCAAACCGAAGCAGTGA
- a CDS encoding RNA-binding S4 domain-containing protein has product MSDIHEAVPIRDESIRLGQFLKLANLIESGAEAKEVIADGLVSVNGEVEVRRGRQLRDGDVVAIGGMTAQVSSQA; this is encoded by the coding sequence ATGTCCGACATTCATGAAGCCGTGCCGATCCGCGACGAATCCATTCGTCTGGGCCAGTTCCTCAAGCTCGCCAACCTCATCGAGTCGGGGGCCGAGGCCAAAGAGGTGATCGCTGACGGTCTGGTGTCGGTGAACGGCGAAGTCGAGGTCCGCCGCGGGCGGCAGCTTCGTGACGGTGACGTCGTCGCGATCGGGGGGATGACGGCGCAGGTGAGTTCTCAGGCCTGA